Proteins encoded in a region of the Haloglomus salinum genome:
- a CDS encoding tyrosine-type recombinase/integrase, translating into MSETDDLAEVAAAFDRDTDPLAQYNAQFRQLDTDPLTTYLDRVQRPNNASDSTLKNYRQSFDQWRAFMDETGRHFACPNDAHVKDFMQHLEAARGNQSSTILQKVRNLTRAYEWWQEHHAFPQPTDYNPFRLALREVDLDEQSDQMKHPPLDIEDVREVVRQCTNIRERLFLVLQLKFGLRVGELRNIKLDDIALSQSGLDEWYPELGTADPIRDYDRALYVPSRYTRDGNKSHRPRVLPIDDEAKRVLLQYLATRPTVDVPYLILSERTFGQLTNGDMVRQCWKEAFAEHNEDDRYRDITSHYGRYFFTNYWKVKEDAPRELVQYMRGDKLGDSGSSDIIDEYLTAYYEDIRGLYLNRIFKLLA; encoded by the coding sequence ATGTCCGAGACAGACGATCTCGCAGAAGTCGCGGCCGCGTTCGACCGAGACACCGACCCGCTCGCACAGTACAACGCGCAGTTCAGACAGCTCGATACGGACCCACTCACAACCTACCTCGACAGAGTCCAGCGGCCGAACAATGCGAGTGATTCAACGCTGAAGAACTACCGTCAGTCCTTTGATCAGTGGCGCGCGTTCATGGATGAGACTGGCCGGCACTTCGCCTGTCCCAACGATGCTCACGTCAAAGATTTCATGCAGCACCTTGAGGCTGCGCGCGGGAATCAATCCTCAACGATTCTCCAGAAGGTTCGCAACCTGACGCGCGCGTACGAGTGGTGGCAAGAGCATCATGCCTTCCCGCAGCCAACGGACTACAACCCCTTTCGGCTCGCACTGCGAGAGGTCGATCTGGACGAACAATCTGATCAGATGAAGCATCCGCCACTCGATATCGAAGACGTGCGTGAGGTCGTTCGCCAGTGTACCAATATCCGTGAACGGCTGTTCCTCGTGCTGCAACTGAAGTTCGGCCTCCGAGTCGGAGAACTCCGGAACATCAAGCTGGACGATATTGCTCTCTCTCAATCCGGGCTCGATGAGTGGTACCCTGAATTGGGAACTGCTGACCCGATTCGCGATTACGACCGGGCACTGTACGTCCCTTCGCGGTACACCCGTGACGGGAACAAGTCACACCGCCCACGGGTTCTTCCTATCGACGACGAGGCCAAACGTGTACTGCTCCAGTACCTCGCAACCAGACCGACCGTCGACGTTCCCTATCTTATCCTGAGCGAGCGCACCTTCGGTCAACTGACCAACGGCGATATGGTCAGGCAGTGCTGGAAGGAAGCGTTCGCCGAGCACAACGAGGACGACCGATATCGCGACATCACCTCCCACTACGGGCGATACTTCTTCACCAACTACTGGAAGGTAAAGGAGGATGCTCCACGCGAACTCGTCCAGTACATGCGTGGCGACAAACTCGGAGACTCCGGGTCAAGCGATATCATCGACGAGTATCTCACCGCCTATTACGAGGACATCAGGGGACTGTACCTGAACCGCATCTTCAAACTGCTCGCGTAG
- a CDS encoding recombinase family protein gives MPRGDASRSIGPDSQPGQPLHKSLKTLGIFNALDRNLDKFGRLVAQRTNILIRRLIKNRALTDGGVDSIDDPDHPIRVLGLARVSKAHQATEGDSLVTQVEDIQALAEEKGYHLEKIFIEEGVSGQTLDREAIKKIRHYAKEYDIKYLIVYGISRIGRNSLEAIQFVIDLKLNYGVHVLTPELEVDPSKSWNMLQYVFEACSAENSTQYRSNASQRSKNKNWKDGNWSTAKRGVPPGYKYVKENDWLEIDKDTAAAVERAFKLFVRICEVRGPYKQVWREYGDELGISASDIRDMLTDPIYVGMPTYGGSENRAGAEISEEKRREVAMMSDPVKEVWKGITHPDPDLRIIDDDLYEEVQKAVEKVYDRNSRSDDVTQMKRDLVDEWGLPAVYHSADNLEFHCGRCGDPTVKDGVYQTSDGYTHRWKCVNADCGKVEGWPKEEHRFRMENHEYR, from the coding sequence ATGCCACGCGGTGATGCGAGCCGATCGATCGGACCAGATAGCCAACCAGGTCAGCCGCTGCACAAATCGCTTAAAACACTGGGGATATTTAATGCCTTAGACCGTAACCTCGACAAGTTTGGGAGATTAGTTGCACAGAGGACAAATATTCTGATTAGGCGGTTAATCAAGAACCGTGCTCTAACTGATGGTGGAGTGGACTCAATTGACGACCCCGATCATCCAATTCGAGTCTTAGGACTTGCACGAGTGAGCAAGGCACACCAGGCAACAGAGGGAGATAGCTTGGTGACACAGGTTGAGGATATCCAGGCGCTCGCTGAGGAGAAGGGATATCATCTAGAAAAAATCTTCATCGAGGAAGGTGTGTCTGGGCAGACTCTCGATCGGGAAGCCATCAAGAAAATAAGACATTATGCAAAAGAGTACGATATAAAATATCTAATCGTCTACGGAATAAGCCGCATCGGGCGAAACTCTCTGGAAGCAATTCAGTTTGTGATCGATCTCAAACTCAACTATGGTGTCCATGTTTTGACGCCCGAGCTTGAGGTTGATCCTTCAAAAAGCTGGAATATGTTACAGTACGTTTTTGAAGCCTGTTCTGCGGAGAATTCTACTCAGTATCGGAGTAATGCGTCCCAACGTAGCAAGAACAAAAATTGGAAGGATGGAAATTGGTCGACTGCAAAACGCGGTGTGCCACCTGGATATAAATATGTCAAAGAAAACGACTGGTTGGAGATTGATAAAGATACTGCTGCAGCAGTGGAGAGAGCGTTCAAGTTGTTTGTCCGGATCTGTGAGGTGCGGGGCCCGTATAAACAAGTATGGCGGGAGTATGGGGATGAACTCGGTATAAGCGCGAGCGATATTCGGGACATGCTGACAGACCCAATATATGTTGGAATGCCTACATACGGCGGATCCGAAAATCGTGCTGGGGCCGAGATTTCTGAGGAGAAGCGACGGGAAGTGGCGATGATGAGTGACCCGGTGAAGGAAGTGTGGAAAGGTATCACACATCCAGACCCTGACCTGAGGATTATCGACGACGACCTCTATGAGGAAGTTCAAAAAGCGGTGGAGAAGGTCTATGACCGGAACTCCAGATCAGATGATGTCACACAGATGAAACGGGATTTGGTTGATGAGTGGGGTCTACCTGCGGTCTATCATTCTGCCGATAATCTTGAATTCCACTGCGGCCGCTGCGGAGATCCGACAGTGAAAGATGGGGTATATCAAACAAGTGATGGGTATACCCACCGCTGGAAGTGCGTCAATGCCGACTGTGGAAAAGTTGAGGGATGGCCCAAGGAGGAGCACCGGTTCCGGATGGAGAATCATGAATACCGGTGA
- a CDS encoding recombinase family protein, translated as MDESSILSLGIEPEPGGSKTEDSTWRAAIYARTSSRGQRFGYSLEEQVRLCVERCGLLDWEVAYVFQDGETSGKNTDRPMFQQMLSLARQGAFDVLVFWKLDRFSRSIMHAVTLEADFRKWGVALHSLTEQIDTTTPAGQFNFRNLANAAEFEREMIRQRAKMGQIARALEGKWPNRNPPFGYSVDKDGYLVIDKEEAALVKQIFSMYIAVRSMPAVIENLNLNSRDLARNSKWNPAKISRILRDRIYLGERMVEGEVQNQPECAIIEKEIFELAEKIRTRFQRGALREPIEPKRKKQRVNRMLNQYREWSSGQQATEGHSVGPRKADAAAD; from the coding sequence ATGGATGAGTCATCTATCCTCTCGCTTGGAATCGAGCCCGAGCCGGGGGGAAGCAAAACAGAGGACTCGACCTGGCGAGCCGCAATCTACGCGAGAACGTCTTCTCGGGGTCAGCGATTCGGCTACTCTCTCGAAGAGCAGGTGAGGTTGTGCGTAGAGCGTTGTGGGCTCCTCGACTGGGAGGTGGCATACGTGTTTCAGGACGGCGAAACGAGCGGAAAGAATACTGACCGGCCGATGTTCCAGCAGATGCTCTCGCTCGCTCGGCAGGGGGCATTCGATGTCCTCGTCTTCTGGAAGCTGGATCGGTTCTCTCGTAGCATTATGCACGCGGTGACGCTGGAGGCGGACTTCCGGAAGTGGGGTGTCGCGCTCCATAGCCTGACCGAGCAGATTGATACGACTACTCCAGCGGGGCAGTTCAATTTTCGAAATTTGGCCAACGCTGCTGAATTTGAGCGAGAGATGATTCGGCAGCGTGCAAAGATGGGACAAATCGCTCGAGCGCTGGAGGGCAAGTGGCCAAATCGAAACCCTCCGTTTGGTTACTCAGTCGATAAAGATGGGTATCTGGTAATTGACAAGGAAGAAGCAGCCCTCGTAAAGCAAATATTCAGCATGTACATCGCGGTACGGTCGATGCCGGCTGTCATCGAGAATCTGAATCTAAATTCTCGAGATTTGGCACGGAACAGCAAGTGGAACCCCGCAAAGATAAGCCGGATACTCCGTGACAGGATATACCTCGGAGAACGGATGGTCGAAGGTGAAGTACAGAACCAGCCAGAGTGTGCGATTATTGAGAAAGAAATCTTCGAACTGGCTGAAAAAATTCGAACTCGATTCCAGAGAGGTGCGCTAAGAGAGCCAATAGAACCCAAGCGCAAGAAGCAGCGAGTCAACCGTATGCTAAATCAATATCGTGAGTGGTCTTCTGGTCAACAGGCTACCGAAGGCCACTCAGTTGGGCCCCGGAAGGCCGACGCCGCGGCTGATTAG
- a CDS encoding CRISPR-associated protein Cas4 yields MAVAEITDVPPASQKPQTTAENGSPRSARVTGREFSRWYQNRQQRQNIENGKPYFNGPPRIPESGRHSPSRLLRCHRRSFYDTFNAPKETAAPQGIFWFGSKFETDIAVPFLRDQTGTDEYVRNSMWVDFTIRREGDDLRIRGETDPVVVDEDSTPLLLTEIKTTSSVTHLQEPKEQHLAQVHCYLYGLSEKYDCKLREAVVLYASREDFEVRTFHVDFDLAFWEDRVLPWAEQNTAFRQSKELPPAVPEYEWECQYCPYRRRCGKGDGPHADAGPTGLLPLVADYPREQIRTYLAAHPTAKLTPTLAHEFPELASEYGSYDWRCSVCGSSHTMRAVDWDGDVDQLPSCPDCRHREIPAELTGPSPEKQAVPMVEPES; encoded by the coding sequence GTGGCCGTGGCGGAAATCACAGACGTGCCTCCAGCGTCTCAGAAACCGCAAACGACAGCCGAAAACGGGTCTCCTCGATCGGCCAGAGTCACTGGTCGAGAGTTCTCCAGATGGTATCAGAATCGACAGCAGCGACAGAACATCGAGAACGGTAAACCCTACTTCAACGGGCCGCCACGGATTCCAGAGTCCGGTCGCCACTCACCCAGCCGCCTCCTCCGGTGTCATCGACGGAGCTTCTACGATACATTCAATGCCCCCAAGGAGACGGCCGCACCGCAGGGAATCTTCTGGTTCGGGTCGAAGTTCGAGACGGACATCGCCGTTCCGTTTCTCAGGGACCAGACCGGGACAGACGAGTACGTGCGGAACTCGATGTGGGTCGACTTCACGATTCGGCGCGAGGGGGACGACCTCCGAATCCGAGGCGAAACCGACCCAGTTGTGGTTGACGAAGACAGCACCCCGCTACTCCTGACCGAAATCAAGACCACGTCCTCCGTCACACACCTGCAAGAGCCGAAGGAGCAACACCTTGCTCAGGTCCACTGTTACCTGTACGGGCTATCGGAGAAGTACGACTGCAAGCTCCGCGAAGCAGTGGTTCTCTACGCGAGCCGTGAGGACTTCGAGGTCAGAACGTTCCACGTCGATTTCGACCTCGCGTTCTGGGAGGATCGGGTGCTACCGTGGGCCGAACAGAATACAGCGTTCCGGCAGTCGAAAGAGCTCCCACCTGCCGTGCCAGAATACGAATGGGAGTGTCAGTACTGCCCATATCGACGCCGTTGCGGGAAGGGGGATGGTCCGCATGCCGACGCTGGTCCAACCGGGTTGCTCCCACTCGTGGCGGACTATCCGCGAGAGCAAATCAGGACGTATCTGGCGGCTCATCCGACGGCGAAGCTCACCCCCACGCTCGCACACGAGTTTCCGGAGCTAGCATCGGAATACGGGAGCTACGACTGGCGATGCTCGGTCTGTGGGTCCTCGCACACCATGCGGGCCGTCGACTGGGATGGGGACGTAGACCAGCTCCCCAGCTGCCCTGATTGCAGACACAGGGAGATTCCAGCCGAGCTCACCGGCCCCTCCCCCGAGAAACAGGCTGTTCCCATGGTCGAGCCAGAGTCGTGA
- a CDS encoding DUF7344 domain-containing protein, which translates to MPSSEEEKVSNLHHALRAPRRRHVVWLLHRSQEITLTTRELAREIAAMEQFVAPSHATGEPYRNVYNALSQTHLPTLAEADIVIYDPERQRVSRGPNLLIAAVVSAVNEAAIDAVLRDTRVSPRR; encoded by the coding sequence ATGCCTTCCAGCGAGGAAGAGAAGGTATCTAATCTGCATCATGCGTTGCGGGCACCCAGACGCCGCCACGTGGTTTGGCTCCTTCATCGGTCTCAGGAGATAACGTTGACCACGAGAGAACTCGCGCGGGAGATAGCCGCGATGGAGCAGTTCGTCGCACCGTCTCATGCTACTGGCGAGCCCTATCGGAACGTCTACAATGCGCTCTCTCAGACTCATCTACCCACCCTGGCGGAAGCAGACATCGTCATCTACGACCCCGAGCGACAGCGTGTTTCCCGCGGACCAAACCTCCTGATTGCCGCTGTTGTGTCTGCAGTCAACGAGGCTGCTATTGACGCGGTTCTCAGAGACACCAGGGTATCCCCCCGGAGATAG
- a CDS encoding MarR family transcriptional regulator, translated as MTQADERVLEFLHEKDIIASPSVIAANIDYSNEYISRRCQQLAEEGFIQRTDPSNYQITDLGEKFLTGELVEEEEDEA; from the coding sequence ATGACACAGGCGGACGAACGGGTGCTGGAGTTCCTTCACGAGAAGGACATCATAGCGTCGCCGTCCGTGATTGCCGCCAATATAGATTACTCGAACGAGTACATTTCTCGCCGGTGCCAGCAGCTGGCTGAGGAGGGCTTCATTCAGCGGACTGATCCATCTAACTACCAGATTACCGACCTGGGTGAAAAGTTCCTTACAGGCGAATTAGTGGAGGAAGAGGAAGATGAGGCCTGA